CGAGGCCGAGGCGGCGATGCTGGGCCAGCCATCGTCGATGCTGATCCCGCAGGTGGTCGGCTTCAAGCTCACCGGCCGGCTCCCCGAGGGCACGACCGCCACCGACCTGGTGCTGACGGTCACCCAGATGCTGCGCAAGCTCGGCGTGGTCGGCAAGTTCGTCGAGTTCTTCGGCGAAGGGCTGCCGCACCTGCCGCTGGCCGATCGCGCCACGATCGCCAACATGGCACCGGAGTACGGCGCGACCTGCGGCATCTTCCCGATCGATGCCGAATCGCTGACCTACCTGCGCCTGTCCGGCCGCAGCGACGAGCAGGTCGCACTGGTCGAGGCCTACGCCAAGGCCCAGGGCCTGTGGCACGAGCCGGGCCAGGCCGAGGCCAACTACTCGGCCACGCTCGAACTCAACCTCGCCGACGTCAAGCCGTCGCTGGCCGGCCCCAAGCGTCCGCAGGACCGGGTGCTGCTGAGCGACGTCAAGGCCAACTTCACCGAGAACCTCGGCGACCTGACCTCACATCGCGTCAACGGTGCCACGCGCCGCATGGACGCCGAAGGCGGCCACCAGCCACAGGCTGAACACCTTGCGGCGCGACCGCGCTCGAAGATCCATGTTCAAGACCAGGACGCCGACCTGTGCGACGGTTCGGTGGTGATTGCCGCCATCACCTCGTGCACCAACACCTCCAACCCGGCAGTGATGCTCGGCGCCGGCCTGCTGGCGCGAAACGCCGTCAAGCTCGGGCTCAAGGCCAAGCCGTGGGTCAAGACTTCGCTCGGACCGGGCTCGCTGGTCGTCACCGACTACCTGCGCAAGGCCGGCGTGCTCGACGACCTGGAGAAGCTTGGCTTCTTCGTCGTCGGCTACGGCTGCACCACCTGCATCGGCAATTCCGGCCCGCTGCCGGATGAAGTCTCGCGCGGCATCGCCGAGAACGATCTCGCCGTCGCCTCGGTGCTGTCGGGCAACCGCAACTTCGAAGGCCGGGTGCACCCGGAAGTGAAGATGAACTACCTGGCCTCGCCGCCGCTGGTGGTGGCCTACGCGCTTGCCGGCACGGTCGACATCGACCTGACGCGTGAACCGCTCGGCCACACGCCCGATGGCCGCGCCGTGCACCTGCGCGACATCTGGCCGAGCAACAAGGAGATCGGCGACGTCATCGCCGCCACGGTCGGCCCGGAACTGTTCGCGCAGAACTACGCCGATGTATTCAAGGGCGATTCGCGCTGGAACCAGATCGCCTCGCCCGAAGGCGAGTCGTTCGCCTGGGACGGTGCATCCACCTACATCAAGAACCCGCCCTACTTCGATGGCATGAGCATGGCCGTGGGCACGATCGACGACGTGCAGGGCGCCCGCATCATGGGCCTGTTCGGCGATTCGATCACCACCGACCACATCTCGCCGGCGGGCAACATCAAGAAGGATTCGCCGGCGGGACGCTTCCTGATCTCGCGCGGCGTGCAGCCGGTCGACTTCAACAGCTACGGCAGCCGGCGTGGCAATGACGATGTCATGGTGCGCGGCACCTTCGCCAACATCCGCATCAAGAACCTGATGCTCGGCGGCGAGGAAGGCGGAAACACGCTGTACTTCGCCAAGGGCGGCGCGGCACCGGAGAAGATGTCGATCTACGACGCGGCGATGAAGTACAAGGCCGAGGGCGTGCCGCTGGTGGTGATGGCCGGCAAGGAATACGGCACCGGATCCTCGCGCGACTGGGCGGCCAAGGGCACCAATCTGCTCGGGGTCAAGGCCGTGATCGCCGAGAGCTTCGAGCGCATCCACCGCTCCAACCTGGTCGGCATGGGCGTGCTGCCGCTGCAGTTCAAGGAGGGCGAGAACGCGCAGACGCACGGCCTGGACGGCTCCGAGGAGATCAGCGTGACCGGCATCGACGACGGTCGCGCACGGACCGCGACAGTGACCGCACGCCGCCCCGACGGCAGCGAGAAGCGCTTCGAAGTCCGCGTGCTGCTGCTGACGCCGAAGGAAGTCGAGTACTTCCGCCACGGCGGCATCCTGCACTACGTGCTGCGTCAGCTGGCGGCAAAGAAGGCGGCGTAATCGCGATCGCATCCCGGTTGCGCGTCATCTCCGCACAGGCGGTGATCCAGGGAGTTGCTCTTCGCCTTCGGGGCGAAAGTCCATGGATTCCCACCTGCGCGGGAATGACGAAGATTCAATCGAGCGGATTGGTCGCTCCCGGCTACAACTTCGGCACCCACGTTGCACTTGTCAGCCGCCACTCCCCGTCTTCCTCGCGCCAGCCGGTCTCGACCTCATAGAGTTGCGCAGAATCGGGCAGCACTTCGCCTGAGCCCCCGGTCAGCGCAGCAGTGAATCGCGCCGTTGCATGACCTGGCTGGAGCTGTACCGACACCGGCCCCAGGTTCACGCCGATCTGGCTATGACGCAGGAACAACAAGCGCGCGATCCTGCCCGCGCCTTCGCGGTCTAGCGAGTCCGGGCCAACGAAATCCGCCGCCAGCACACCTTCGAGCACCGATGCATCGCGCTGCTCGATGCCCTGCTGCAACGTCGCCACCGTCTCGCGCAGACGCTGCTCCGGCGGCGTGCGGCTGCATCCCAGCATCGACATGACCAACAGCAGCGCTGTCACGCTGCACCGCACAAACGCGTTCGTCTTCCGCATCCCCTGCCCCACAACGTTCTCCCTGGACCATGCAGTCGCCACTGTAAAGGCGCCCGAGTGCGCCTTGCCAGCCTTGGGGCCCTATGCTCCAATCGCTGGAAGCACCGTACGGCGGCGCATTCGATGTACGCACCGCCGAAGGCTATCAACTGCGATTGGAGAGGGGATCGCGATGAGTTTTGAACGTCCTTGGCTGGCCCAGTATCCGCAGGGGGTTGCGGCCGAGATCGATGTGGACGAGTTCCCGTCCGTCGTCGCCGTGCTCGAGAACGCGATCGACAAGTATCGCGACCGGCCGGCCTTCGCCAATCTTGGCAAGACCCTCACCTATGCGGAGATAGATCAGCTCAGCGCGCAGTTCGCCGCGTACCTGCTGGGTGAACTGCAACTCAAGAAGGGCGATCGCGTCGCGATCATGATGCCCAACTGCCTGCAGTACCCGATCGCCACGTTCGGCGTGCTTCGCGCCGGCCTGACGGTGGTCAACACCAATCCGATGTACACCGCCCGCGAGCTCAGGCACCAGCTTTTCGACTCCGGTGCCAACGTGATCCTGGTGCTCGACAACTTCGCCCACACCGTCCAGGACGTGATCGCCGATACCCAGGTCAAGCAGGTCATCACCACCGGCCTTGGCGACATGCTCGGGCTCAAGGGCACGGTGGTGAACTTCGTCCTGAAGTACATCAAGAAGATGGTGCCGGACTACAACCTGCCCGGCGCGATCCGCTTCCGTGACGCACTGGCCCTGGGGCAGCGCCACAACCTGCCCGAGGTCGAGATCTCGTCGCAGGACATCGCGTTCCTGCAATACACCGGCGGCACCACCGGCGTGGCCAAGGGCGCGATGCTGACCCACCGCAACCTGGTCGCCAACATGCAGCAGGCGGCGATGTGGGTGGGCACGGGCGTCAAGTACGGCGAGGAAGTGATCATCACCGCGCTGCCGCTGTACCACATCTTCGCATTGACGGCGAACGGCCTGGTCTTCATGAAGTTCG
Above is a genomic segment from Lysobacter sp. S4-A87 containing:
- the acnA gene encoding aconitate hydratase AcnA encodes the protein MLDSFSTRRQLVVNGRTLTYNSLPALGERFDIRKLPYSMKILLENLLRHEDGGITVGKEHIEAVAKWDAGKEPDTEIAFMPARVVLQDFTGVPCVVDLAAMRDAVSKLGGNAGQINPLIPSELVIDHSVQVDVFGRADALDLNGKIEFERNMERYSFLRWGQKAFHNFKVVPPNTGIVHQVNLENLARVVVEREVDGELLAFPDTVFGTDSHTTMINGIGVLGWGVGGIEAEAAMLGQPSSMLIPQVVGFKLTGRLPEGTTATDLVLTVTQMLRKLGVVGKFVEFFGEGLPHLPLADRATIANMAPEYGATCGIFPIDAESLTYLRLSGRSDEQVALVEAYAKAQGLWHEPGQAEANYSATLELNLADVKPSLAGPKRPQDRVLLSDVKANFTENLGDLTSHRVNGATRRMDAEGGHQPQAEHLAARPRSKIHVQDQDADLCDGSVVIAAITSCTNTSNPAVMLGAGLLARNAVKLGLKAKPWVKTSLGPGSLVVTDYLRKAGVLDDLEKLGFFVVGYGCTTCIGNSGPLPDEVSRGIAENDLAVASVLSGNRNFEGRVHPEVKMNYLASPPLVVAYALAGTVDIDLTREPLGHTPDGRAVHLRDIWPSNKEIGDVIAATVGPELFAQNYADVFKGDSRWNQIASPEGESFAWDGASTYIKNPPYFDGMSMAVGTIDDVQGARIMGLFGDSITTDHISPAGNIKKDSPAGRFLISRGVQPVDFNSYGSRRGNDDVMVRGTFANIRIKNLMLGGEEGGNTLYFAKGGAAPEKMSIYDAAMKYKAEGVPLVVMAGKEYGTGSSRDWAAKGTNLLGVKAVIAESFERIHRSNLVGMGVLPLQFKEGENAQTHGLDGSEEISVTGIDDGRARTATVTARRPDGSEKRFEVRVLLLTPKEVEYFRHGGILHYVLRQLAAKKAA
- a CDS encoding nuclear transport factor 2 family protein, producing the protein MTALLLVMSMLGCSRTPPEQRLRETVATLQQGIEQRDASVLEGVLAADFVGPDSLDREGAGRIARLLFLRHSQIGVNLGPVSVQLQPGHATARFTAALTGGSGEVLPDSAQLYEVETGWREEDGEWRLTSATWVPKL